A single region of the Yersinia entomophaga genome encodes:
- the pstS gene encoding phosphate ABC transporter substrate-binding protein PstS, giving the protein MRLMRTTVASIVAATLSMTTVSAFAAASLTGAGATFPAPVYAKWADSYQKETGNKVNYQGIGSSGGVKQIIANTVDFGASDAPLSDDKLAADGLFQFPTVIGGVVLAVNLPGVKSGELTLDGKTLGDIYLGNVKKWNDPAIVKLNPGVKLPDQNIAVVRRADGSGTSFVFTSYLAKVNAEWKEKIGAGSTVNWPTGLGGKGNDGIAAFVQRLPGSIGYVEYAYAKQNNLAYTKLIGADGKAVSPTEENFSAAAKGVDWSKTFAQDLTNQNAEGAWPITSTTFILLHKNQKNAEKGTEVLKFFDWAYTHGAKQASELDYATLPAEVVEQVRAAWKTQIKDSSGKALF; this is encoded by the coding sequence ATGAGACTGATGCGTACCACCGTAGCCAGCATTGTGGCAGCGACTTTATCTATGACAACTGTGTCCGCGTTCGCTGCTGCAAGCCTGACGGGTGCAGGTGCGACATTCCCCGCGCCGGTGTATGCCAAGTGGGCAGATTCTTATCAGAAAGAAACAGGTAACAAAGTGAACTATCAGGGGATTGGTTCTTCGGGTGGCGTAAAGCAAATCATCGCCAATACCGTTGATTTCGGTGCCTCTGATGCGCCGCTGTCTGACGACAAGCTAGCGGCAGACGGTTTGTTCCAGTTCCCTACCGTTATTGGTGGTGTGGTGCTGGCAGTCAACCTGCCGGGCGTGAAATCCGGTGAATTGACGTTAGACGGCAAAACGCTGGGCGATATTTATCTGGGCAATGTGAAAAAGTGGAATGACCCAGCTATTGTTAAATTGAACCCAGGCGTAAAACTGCCGGATCAAAATATTGCAGTGGTTCGTCGTGCCGATGGTTCAGGTACTTCATTCGTTTTCACCAGCTATCTGGCTAAAGTGAATGCGGAATGGAAAGAAAAAATCGGTGCTGGCTCTACGGTTAACTGGCCAACCGGTTTAGGCGGTAAAGGTAACGACGGCATTGCTGCTTTCGTTCAGCGTTTACCGGGTTCTATTGGTTATGTGGAATACGCTTACGCCAAACAGAACAATCTGGCTTACACCAAACTCATTGGTGCTGATGGTAAAGCCGTTAGCCCAACGGAAGAAAACTTCAGTGCAGCGGCGAAAGGCGTTGATTGGAGCAAAACATTCGCTCAGGACCTGACTAACCAGAATGCTGAAGGCGCGTGGCCAATTACTTCTACTACCTTCATTTTGTTACACAAAAACCAGAAAAATGCTGAAAAAGGCACTGAAGTCCTGAAATTCTTCGACTGGGCTTACACCCACGGCGCAAAACAGGCCAGCGAACTGGATTATGCAACCTTGCCAGCCGAAGTGGTTGAGCAGGTACGTGCAGCCTGGAAAACGCAGATAAAAGACAGTTCAGGCAAAGCATTGTTCTAA
- a CDS encoding fimbrial protein: MKRRVVLSLITGTLMSLSSTTYGVTNGTVKFTGKIMETTCTISGGSALSVPMGAFLKSEIKNKGDKVSGSERDFDIKLTGCPVVTGAPVLMSIAFTGTADLEDDKLLKLDATGAEGIGIGLYDKDGNQISLNSASYEYPDAINSANVNIPFKVAYVANGQSGVAGKAEATLNFDISYK; this comes from the coding sequence ATGAAAAGAAGGGTGGTTTTATCATTAATTACTGGGACGTTGATGTCTTTAAGTAGCACGACTTATGGGGTAACAAACGGAACGGTAAAATTTACCGGTAAAATTATGGAAACAACCTGTACCATTTCTGGCGGATCAGCACTTTCTGTCCCAATGGGCGCATTTTTAAAAAGCGAGATAAAAAATAAAGGCGATAAAGTTAGCGGAAGTGAGAGAGATTTCGATATTAAATTAACGGGTTGCCCGGTTGTTACTGGAGCTCCGGTTCTTATGTCTATCGCTTTTACCGGTACGGCAGATCTCGAGGACGACAAGTTGTTAAAATTAGATGCAACAGGCGCTGAAGGGATCGGTATAGGTCTTTACGACAAAGATGGAAATCAAATATCTTTAAATTCAGCTAGCTATGAATACCCGGATGCTATTAATAGCGCTAATGTAAACATTCCTTTTAAAGTCGCTTATGTCGCTAATGGTCAATCTGGCGTAGCAGGAAAGGCAGAGGCTACTCTAAACTTCGACATTTCTTATAAATAA
- a CDS encoding NADPH-dependent FMN reductase: protein MSQQPLKLVTLLGSLRSGSYNAMVAKALPQLAPAGVTIEALPSIRDIPLYDADVQQEDGIPASVEAIAEQIRQADGVIIVTPEYNYSVPGGLKNAIDWLSRLQNQPLAGKPVLIQTSSMGPIGGARCQYHLRQILVFLDAMVMNKPEFMGGVIQSKVDEERRELTDQGTLDFLTKQLAAFSAYIERVRVK, encoded by the coding sequence ATGTCACAGCAGCCGCTTAAACTTGTTACCTTACTGGGTAGTCTGCGTTCCGGTTCCTATAACGCTATGGTTGCCAAAGCCTTGCCGCAATTAGCTCCCGCTGGAGTGACTATCGAGGCCCTGCCTTCTATCCGCGATATTCCTCTTTATGATGCTGATGTTCAACAGGAAGATGGCATTCCAGCTAGCGTAGAAGCCATTGCAGAGCAAATCCGCCAGGCCGATGGCGTGATCATTGTGACACCAGAATATAACTATTCGGTTCCCGGCGGTTTGAAAAACGCTATCGATTGGCTTTCTCGCCTACAAAACCAGCCCTTGGCTGGCAAACCCGTGTTAATTCAAACGAGTTCAATGGGCCCTATCGGCGGCGCACGCTGCCAATATCACCTGCGCCAGATTTTGGTCTTCCTCGACGCTATGGTGATGAATAAACCAGAATTTATGGGCGGCGTAATTCAGAGCAAAGTCGATGAAGAGCGCAGAGAATTAACCGATCAGGGAACCTTGGATTTTCTGACTAAACAACTCGCCGCGTTCAGCGCTTATATTGAGCGAGTTAGAGTGAAGTAA
- the pstA gene encoding phosphate ABC transporter permease PstA, with protein MTTMDMQTNAALLETRRKKQAWRRQKNRLALILSLATMAFGLFWLVWILFSTITKGVDGMSLALFTEMTPPPNTAGGGLANAIAGSGLLILWATVIGTPLGIMAGIYLAEYGRKSWLAEIIRFINDILLSAPSIVVGLFVYTIIVARMEHFSGWAGVIALALLQVPIVIRTTENMLKLVPDSLREAAYALGTPKWRMISAITLKASISGILTGVLLAIARIAGETAPLLFTSLSNQFWSTDMSQPIANLPVTIFKFAMSPFAEWQQLAWAGVLLITLCVLLLNILARVIFAKKKY; from the coding sequence ATGACCACTATGGATATGCAAACTAACGCAGCCTTGCTGGAAACTCGTCGCAAGAAACAGGCGTGGCGCCGTCAAAAGAACCGCCTCGCGCTGATTTTATCCCTGGCGACCATGGCTTTTGGCCTGTTCTGGCTGGTGTGGATTCTATTTTCCACAATTACCAAAGGCGTAGACGGTATGTCTTTGGCGCTGTTTACCGAAATGACGCCGCCGCCGAATACCGCTGGTGGTGGGCTGGCTAACGCCATTGCCGGTAGTGGACTCCTGATTCTATGGGCCACGGTTATCGGTACTCCGCTGGGCATTATGGCCGGTATCTATCTGGCTGAATATGGGCGCAAATCGTGGTTGGCGGAGATCATTCGTTTTATCAATGACATTTTGCTATCTGCGCCGTCGATTGTGGTTGGTCTGTTCGTTTACACCATTATTGTGGCGAGAATGGAGCACTTTTCCGGCTGGGCAGGGGTTATTGCGCTGGCGCTGTTACAGGTGCCTATTGTGATACGAACCACGGAAAACATGCTGAAGCTAGTACCGGATAGCCTACGTGAAGCGGCCTACGCCTTGGGAACACCTAAATGGCGCATGATTTCTGCAATTACATTGAAGGCGTCAATCTCCGGCATCCTTACCGGCGTACTGTTGGCTATAGCCCGTATCGCCGGCGAAACGGCACCGCTGCTGTTCACTTCGCTCTCCAATCAGTTCTGGAGTACCGATATGAGCCAGCCGATAGCCAACTTACCGGTTACCATATTTAAGTTTGCCATGAGTCCTTTTGCCGAATGGCAACAGTTGGCCTGGGCCGGTGTGCTGCTGATTACCCTGTGCGTTCTGCTATTGAATATTCTGGCGCGGGTTATTTTCGCGAAGAAAAAATACTGA
- the pstC gene encoding phosphate ABC transporter permease PstC translates to MAGYKPTIKAPSKHGDIIFGALVKLAALITLFLLGGIIISLIVASWPSIEKFGFAFLWTKEWDAPAEQFGALVPIYGTVVTSLIALIIAVPVSFGIALFLTELAPNWLKRPLGVAIELLAAIPSIVYGMWGLFVFAPLFAKYFQEPVGNVLSGIPIVGVLFSGPAFGIGILAAGVILAIMIIPYIASVMRDVFEQTPVMMKESAYGIGCTTWEVIWRIVLPFTKNGVIGGVMLGLGRALGETMAVTFIIGNTYQLDSFSLFMPGNSITSALANEFAEAESGLHTAALMELGLILFVITFIVLALSKLMILRLAKKEGR, encoded by the coding sequence ATGGCTGGTTATAAGCCGACTATCAAAGCACCGAGCAAGCACGGTGACATCATATTTGGCGCGCTGGTAAAACTGGCTGCGTTAATAACCCTATTCCTGCTGGGCGGGATCATTATTTCCCTCATTGTTGCCTCCTGGCCGAGTATCGAAAAATTCGGTTTTGCCTTTCTGTGGACCAAAGAGTGGGACGCTCCGGCCGAGCAATTCGGGGCGCTGGTACCGATTTACGGTACGGTGGTCACTTCGTTAATTGCGTTAATTATTGCCGTTCCCGTTAGTTTTGGTATTGCGTTATTCCTGACAGAGTTGGCACCAAACTGGCTGAAACGCCCGCTGGGCGTCGCTATTGAGCTGCTGGCGGCTATCCCAAGTATCGTTTACGGCATGTGGGGCCTGTTTGTCTTTGCGCCGCTGTTTGCCAAGTATTTTCAGGAACCTGTCGGTAATGTCCTTTCAGGTATTCCGATCGTTGGCGTGCTGTTCTCTGGCCCGGCGTTCGGCATCGGCATTTTGGCTGCCGGTGTGATATTGGCCATTATGATTATTCCTTACATTGCTTCCGTTATGCGTGATGTCTTTGAACAAACGCCGGTGATGATGAAAGAGTCTGCCTACGGCATTGGCTGCACCACTTGGGAAGTGATTTGGCGTATTGTGCTGCCCTTCACCAAGAATGGGGTGATCGGCGGCGTTATGTTGGGGCTGGGGCGCGCGCTGGGGGAAACCATGGCAGTGACCTTTATCATCGGTAATACCTACCAACTCGACAGCTTCTCACTGTTTATGCCGGGCAACAGTATTACCTCTGCGCTGGCCAATGAGTTTGCCGAAGCTGAATCTGGCCTGCATACCGCAGCCTTGATGGAGCTAGGGTTAATCCTGTTCGTCATCACCTTTATTGTTCTGGCATTGTCGAAGCTGATGATTCTGCGTCTGGCTAAGAAAGAGGGGCGCTAA
- the yieH gene encoding 6-phosphogluconate phosphatase has translation MSQIQCVMFDCDGTLVDSEVLCCRAYVLLFAHYGIHLSLESVIKRFKGIKLYEIIECVSDEYHLNQPVTEMERIYRQEVARLFDSELQPITGANSLLKKINVPVCVVSNGPVSKMEHSLGLTDLRHFFANHLYSGYDIQRWKPDPALIHHAANKMQVPVEACILVEDSLAGAQAGIAAGIPVFYYCADPHNQPIDHPLVTTFYYMQQLPELWQLKGWKLTKN, from the coding sequence ATGTCTCAGATTCAATGCGTCATGTTTGATTGCGACGGAACATTAGTAGACAGCGAAGTGCTATGTTGCCGAGCCTATGTGCTACTTTTTGCCCATTATGGTATTCACCTTTCTCTGGAAAGCGTCATTAAGCGCTTCAAGGGCATAAAACTCTATGAAATTATTGAGTGTGTCAGCGATGAATATCATTTAAATCAGCCAGTTACTGAAATGGAGAGAATATATCGACAGGAAGTCGCGCGGCTGTTTGACAGTGAATTGCAACCTATTACCGGCGCTAACTCACTGTTAAAAAAAATAAATGTGCCAGTCTGTGTGGTATCTAACGGACCGGTCAGTAAGATGGAGCACTCACTGGGACTGACAGATTTACGCCATTTCTTCGCTAATCATTTATATAGTGGCTACGACATTCAGCGCTGGAAACCCGATCCCGCCTTGATTCACCACGCGGCCAATAAAATGCAGGTTCCCGTTGAAGCCTGTATTTTAGTCGAGGACTCGCTGGCAGGCGCTCAGGCCGGCATCGCGGCGGGCATACCGGTTTTTTACTATTGCGCCGATCCCCATAACCAGCCAATCGATCATCCATTAGTCACCACTTTTTACTATATGCAGCAACTTCCTGAGTTATGGCAGCTAAAAGGCTGGAAACTGACGAAAAATTAG
- a CDS encoding NCS2 family permease, giving the protein MSKPNLDVEQGMLERVFKLKQHGTTARTELIAGMTTFLTMVYIVFVNPQILGVAGMDVQAVFVTTCLIAAFGSILMGLLANLPVALAPAMGLNAFFAFVVVGAMGISWQVAMGAIFWGAIGFLLLTIFRIRYWMIANIPLSLRVGITSGIGLFIAMMGLKNAGIVVANPDTLVAVGDLSSHSVLLGALGFFIIAVLASRNIHAAVLVSIVVTTLIGWALGDVQYHGIFSMPPSVTSVVGQVDIAGALNLGLAGVIFSFMLVNLFDSSGTLIGVTDKAGLTDENGKFPRMKQALYVDSISSVAGALVGTSSVTAYIESSSGVSVGGRTGLTAVVVGILFLLVIFISPLAGMVPAYAAAGALIYVGVLMTSSLARVKWDDLTEAVPAFVTAAMMPFSFSITEGIALGFIAYCVMKLGTGRWREISPCVVVVALLFVLKIAFVDH; this is encoded by the coding sequence ATGAGTAAACCAAACCTTGATGTTGAGCAGGGGATGCTCGAACGCGTATTTAAGCTAAAACAACATGGAACAACGGCGCGCACTGAGCTGATCGCCGGTATGACGACTTTCCTGACCATGGTCTATATCGTTTTTGTTAACCCCCAAATCCTAGGGGTTGCCGGTATGGATGTGCAGGCTGTTTTTGTCACTACCTGCTTGATCGCCGCTTTTGGCAGTATTTTAATGGGATTATTGGCGAACTTACCTGTTGCTTTGGCTCCCGCTATGGGGCTGAACGCCTTCTTCGCTTTTGTCGTCGTTGGCGCTATGGGTATTTCATGGCAGGTGGCGATGGGCGCTATTTTCTGGGGCGCAATCGGTTTCCTGCTATTGACCATTTTCCGCATCCGCTATTGGATGATTGCCAACATTCCATTGAGCCTTCGTGTCGGTATTACCAGTGGTATTGGTCTATTTATCGCGATGATGGGTCTGAAAAATGCCGGTATAGTGGTAGCAAATCCGGACACACTGGTCGCCGTGGGCGATCTGAGCTCCCACAGCGTCCTATTGGGAGCGCTAGGCTTCTTTATCATTGCGGTATTGGCTTCGCGTAATATCCATGCGGCAGTGCTGGTATCCATCGTTGTAACTACGCTGATCGGCTGGGCGTTGGGCGATGTGCAGTATCACGGTATTTTCTCCATGCCACCCAGCGTCACCAGCGTTGTTGGCCAAGTGGATATCGCCGGTGCGTTGAATCTGGGTCTGGCAGGCGTCATTTTCTCCTTTATGCTGGTTAATCTTTTCGATTCATCTGGCACGCTGATTGGTGTAACAGATAAAGCGGGTCTGACGGATGAAAACGGCAAGTTCCCTCGAATGAAACAGGCGCTTTACGTCGACAGTATCAGCTCTGTAGCAGGGGCGCTGGTAGGAACCTCTTCGGTAACCGCTTATATCGAAAGCTCCTCTGGTGTTTCCGTCGGCGGCCGCACGGGTTTAACCGCTGTTGTGGTGGGTATCCTATTCTTGCTGGTGATCTTTATCTCACCGCTTGCCGGGATGGTGCCTGCTTATGCGGCCGCTGGCGCGCTGATTTATGTTGGGGTTCTGATGACATCCAGCCTGGCTCGAGTGAAATGGGATGATTTAACCGAAGCGGTTCCGGCCTTTGTGACTGCCGCCATGATGCCATTCAGCTTCTCAATCACTGAAGGTATCGCTTTAGGCTTTATCGCATATTGCGTAATGAAGCTGGGCACCGGGCGTTGGCGTGAAATCAGCCCTTGCGTCGTCGTTGTGGCGTTACTCTTTGTGCTAAAAATTGCCTTTGTCGATCATTAA
- a CDS encoding amino acid ABC transporter permease yields the protein MNFHRLTDWLLVSPYIGWLWDGFLLTLWISACTVVAATLLGFVLAAARDSHLKLLLWLAIAYSTLFRNTPLLIQLFFWYFAAGQLLPALWMQWLNTPHELSLPGWGLPWPSFEFLAGFIGLTLYSTAFIAEELRAGISGVAKGQKNAAHALGLTGWQSMRYVVLPQALKIAMPPLLGQYMNIIKNSSLAMAIGVAELSYASRQVETETLRTFQAFGVATLLYISVIALIEAWGMWRQQRLIARGH from the coding sequence ATGAATTTTCATCGGTTAACTGATTGGTTGCTGGTTTCACCCTATATTGGCTGGCTATGGGACGGCTTTTTACTGACCCTATGGATCTCCGCCTGTACGGTCGTCGCTGCGACTTTGCTGGGTTTTGTACTGGCTGCAGCCAGAGACAGCCACCTAAAACTGCTTCTGTGGTTGGCAATCGCCTACAGTACGCTATTTCGCAATACTCCTTTGTTAATACAGCTTTTTTTCTGGTATTTCGCCGCCGGTCAGTTACTGCCTGCATTATGGATGCAGTGGTTAAATACACCCCATGAATTATCCTTGCCCGGATGGGGACTGCCCTGGCCTTCATTTGAGTTTCTGGCCGGATTTATTGGCCTGACTTTGTATTCCACGGCTTTTATTGCGGAAGAATTACGTGCGGGAATTAGCGGCGTCGCTAAAGGGCAAAAAAATGCTGCTCACGCTCTTGGGTTAACGGGTTGGCAATCCATGCGTTACGTCGTTTTGCCACAGGCGCTAAAAATAGCTATGCCGCCGTTATTGGGGCAATACATGAATATAATCAAGAACTCATCTTTAGCGATGGCGATCGGCGTCGCGGAACTTTCTTATGCATCTCGTCAGGTTGAAACTGAAACTTTACGCACCTTTCAGGCCTTCGGTGTCGCGACTCTGTTGTATATCTCGGTTATTGCGTTGATTGAGGCTTGGGGAATGTGGCGTCAACAGCGATTGATTGCGCGAGGGCATTAA
- a CDS encoding amino acid ABC transporter permease: MDFTIIADNWRYLLWGTFPDGPLGGAALTLAISLMAGAASAALGIILGVALAMSRGVWGGILAAVLGFFRAIPVIMLIFWTYFLLPIVFGVDIPEITTVVCALALIASAYLAHAVKAGILAIGEGQWQAGLSLGFNRWQVLAYVVLPQALRMMVPSFINQWISLIKDTSLAYIVGVNELTFLATQVNNRSMVYPMEVFLFVALIYFVFCLTLDVSANVINRRFSPQTRAIKRTWRWWRNKPALSAS, from the coding sequence ATGGATTTTACGATTATTGCGGATAACTGGCGCTATTTGTTGTGGGGAACGTTCCCCGATGGCCCATTAGGCGGCGCGGCGCTGACGCTGGCGATTAGCCTGATGGCGGGAGCGGCGTCGGCAGCTCTGGGGATTATTCTTGGTGTAGCGCTGGCGATGTCGCGGGGCGTATGGGGCGGAATACTGGCGGCGGTTTTAGGGTTTTTCCGTGCTATCCCCGTTATTATGCTGATTTTTTGGACCTATTTTTTACTACCGATCGTTTTTGGCGTAGATATTCCGGAAATTACCACCGTGGTGTGTGCGCTGGCGCTGATTGCCTCGGCCTATCTGGCTCACGCGGTAAAAGCGGGCATTCTAGCGATAGGAGAAGGCCAATGGCAAGCGGGGTTATCCCTCGGATTTAACCGTTGGCAGGTATTGGCTTACGTGGTTTTACCGCAGGCGCTGCGCATGATGGTGCCGTCGTTTATCAATCAATGGATCTCATTGATAAAAGATACTTCGCTGGCCTATATAGTTGGCGTGAATGAACTGACATTTCTGGCTACTCAGGTTAATAATCGCAGCATGGTGTACCCGATGGAGGTATTCCTGTTCGTTGCCCTGATTTACTTTGTTTTTTGTCTGACTTTGGATGTATCGGCCAACGTTATCAATCGCCGTTTCAGCCCGCAAACGCGGGCAATTAAACGAACATGGCGCTGGTGGAGGAATAAACCGGCGCTGTCTGCCAGCTAA
- a CDS encoding ABC transporter substrate-binding protein, with protein MKHQAITLTLLASLATLSGMAHADKLDDIKQAGVVRIAVFDSNPPFGYIDEQSKKLVGYDVDVANAIAKDLGVKLELKATNPANRIPLLASKKVDLIAANFTITDERAKQVNFSLPYFATGQKFIARKGVLKTPEDIGKLRIGADKGTVQEITLRERYPTAKVISYDDTPLAFTALRNGNVQAITQDDAKLVGLLGNVPAAQKADFEISPFSITKEYQGIGIPKGEDRLTAVVNQTLEKLEKDGDAVKIYNHWFGPETKSAQPRGDFKFAPLDQQPKA; from the coding sequence ATGAAACACCAGGCGATCACATTAACGCTGTTGGCCAGTTTGGCTACGCTTTCCGGCATGGCTCACGCCGATAAACTGGATGATATTAAACAGGCTGGTGTGGTGCGAATTGCGGTTTTTGATAGCAATCCTCCGTTTGGCTATATCGATGAGCAAAGTAAAAAGCTGGTGGGCTACGATGTGGATGTGGCGAATGCGATAGCGAAAGATTTAGGCGTAAAGCTAGAGCTAAAGGCAACAAACCCAGCTAACCGCATTCCGCTATTAGCATCGAAAAAAGTTGATTTGATCGCTGCCAACTTCACCATTACCGATGAACGTGCTAAGCAAGTGAACTTTAGCCTGCCTTATTTTGCCACGGGACAGAAATTCATAGCCCGCAAAGGGGTACTAAAAACGCCGGAAGACATCGGAAAACTGCGTATCGGCGCGGATAAAGGTACGGTACAAGAAATTACCCTGCGGGAGCGTTATCCCACAGCTAAAGTGATTTCCTACGATGATACGCCGCTGGCTTTCACCGCTTTGCGTAATGGTAACGTTCAGGCTATTACTCAGGATGATGCCAAATTAGTTGGGTTATTGGGTAACGTCCCCGCCGCGCAAAAAGCTGATTTTGAAATATCTCCGTTCAGTATTACCAAAGAATACCAAGGCATCGGGATTCCTAAAGGTGAGGATCGTCTGACTGCAGTGGTAAATCAAACGTTGGAAAAACTGGAGAAAGACGGTGACGCGGTGAAGATTTATAACCACTGGTTCGGGCCGGAAACCAAATCTGCCCAGCCGCGCGGTGATTTTAAGTTTGCACCTTTGGATCAACAGCCTAAAGCCTGA
- the pstB gene encoding phosphate ABC transporter ATP-binding protein PstB: MSMATETTNSKIQVRDLNFYYGKFHALKNISLDIAKNQVTAFIGPSGCGKSTLLRTFNKMYQLYPDQRAEGDILLDGENILTDKQDIALLRAKVGMVFQKPTPFPMSIYDNIAFGVKLFENLSRADMDERVQWALTKAALWNETKDKLHQSGYSLSGGQQQRLCIARGIAIRPDVLLLDEPCSALDPISTGRIEELISELKSDYTVVIVTHNMQQAARCSDHTAFMYLGELIEFSDTDTLFTAPQMKQTEDYITGRYG, from the coding sequence ATGAGTATGGCTACTGAGACCACCAACAGCAAAATTCAGGTTCGCGATTTGAACTTCTATTACGGTAAATTCCATGCGTTGAAGAATATTTCGTTGGATATTGCTAAAAATCAGGTCACGGCTTTTATCGGCCCATCAGGCTGCGGCAAATCAACCTTGCTGCGCACCTTTAACAAGATGTATCAGCTGTATCCGGATCAGCGTGCAGAAGGTGACATTCTGCTGGATGGCGAAAATATCCTGACGGATAAGCAAGATATCGCTCTGCTGCGCGCCAAGGTCGGTATGGTATTTCAGAAACCGACGCCGTTCCCGATGTCGATTTACGATAACATCGCTTTTGGCGTGAAACTGTTTGAAAATCTGTCCCGCGCCGATATGGATGAGCGGGTGCAGTGGGCGCTGACCAAAGCGGCGCTGTGGAATGAAACCAAAGATAAGCTGCATCAGAGCGGTTACAGTCTGTCCGGCGGCCAGCAGCAGCGTCTTTGCATCGCGCGCGGTATCGCTATTCGCCCTGATGTATTACTGCTGGATGAGCCTTGCTCGGCGCTAGATCCTATCTCTACCGGGCGTATTGAGGAGCTGATCAGCGAGCTGAAGTCTGACTATACCGTGGTGATTGTGACCCATAATATGCAGCAGGCGGCGCGTTGCTCAGACCATACGGCATTTATGTATCTGGGTGAGCTTATTGAGTTCAGTGATACAGACACCCTGTTTACTGCGCCACAGATGAAGCAGACGGAAGATTACATCACCGGCCGCTATGGTTGA
- the phoU gene encoding phosphate signaling complex protein PhoU → MDNLNLNKHISGQFNAELEHIRTQVLTMGGMVEQQLTDAITAMHNQDGELAKRVIEGDKKVNMMEVAIDEACVRIIAKRQPTASDLRLVMAIIKTISELERIGDVADKICRTALEKFSHQHQPLLVSLESLGRHTVQMLHDVLDAFARMDLDEAIRIYREDRKVDQEYEGIVRQLMTYMMEDSRTIPSVLTALFCARSIERIGDRCQNICEFIFYFVKGHDFRHLGGDDLEKLLSEGKK, encoded by the coding sequence ATGGATAACCTGAATCTGAATAAACATATCTCTGGCCAGTTCAACGCTGAGTTGGAGCATATCCGTACCCAGGTGTTAACCATGGGCGGCATGGTCGAGCAGCAATTGACCGATGCTATCACCGCGATGCATAACCAGGATGGTGAACTGGCAAAGCGAGTGATTGAAGGCGATAAAAAGGTCAATATGATGGAAGTGGCGATTGATGAAGCCTGCGTGCGCATCATCGCTAAACGTCAGCCTACCGCCAGCGATTTACGTTTAGTTATGGCGATCATCAAAACTATTTCCGAACTGGAACGAATTGGCGACGTAGCGGACAAAATTTGCCGCACGGCGTTGGAGAAATTCTCCCACCAGCATCAGCCGCTGTTGGTTAGCCTGGAATCTCTGGGGCGCCACACGGTGCAAATGCTACATGACGTACTGGATGCCTTTGCGCGTATGGATCTGGACGAAGCCATCCGAATTTATCGTGAAGATCGAAAGGTAGATCAGGAATACGAAGGCATCGTTCGTCAGCTAATGACCTATATGATGGAAGATTCTCGCACTATTCCCAGCGTGCTAACCGCTCTGTTCTGCGCTCGTTCCATTGAGCGTATTGGCGATCGCTGCCAGAATATCTGTGAGTTTATTTTTTACTTCGTCAAAGGTCATGATTTCCGTCATTTGGGCGGGGACGATCTGGAAAAATTGCTTTCCGAAGGTAAAAAGTAA
- a CDS encoding molecular chaperone has product MKSKINDLFNLCLFIRKITLILSMLFIYPAWAGVTVGGTRVIYDGNKKEASISVINSDETKPYLIQSFINSNTKGEKPPFVVTPPLFRLDAGKESTLRIVRTGGHLPEDRESVFYLNVKSIPSVQENEQSTLLIAVKTRIKLFYRPKGIIGDAEEAYKSLMFRRIGNQLEVKNPSNYYVTLGQIRVNGKALAGADMIAPQGVSHFLLPSGLAGCAVKWSSINSYGGVSPEITQKLR; this is encoded by the coding sequence ATGAAATCTAAAATAAATGATTTATTTAATTTGTGTCTTTTTATTAGGAAAATAACGTTGATATTATCAATGTTATTCATATATCCGGCTTGGGCAGGTGTCACCGTTGGAGGAACACGAGTTATCTATGATGGAAATAAAAAAGAGGCGTCAATCTCGGTAATTAATTCCGATGAAACAAAGCCTTATTTAATTCAATCCTTTATCAATAGCAATACAAAAGGTGAGAAACCTCCCTTTGTCGTGACGCCTCCATTATTTCGTTTGGATGCAGGTAAAGAAAGTACGCTCAGAATTGTGCGCACCGGTGGTCACTTACCGGAAGATAGGGAATCGGTGTTTTACCTGAATGTGAAATCTATTCCTTCGGTGCAAGAAAATGAACAAAGTACTTTATTAATAGCGGTTAAAACGAGGATCAAACTGTTTTACCGGCCTAAAGGCATCATTGGAGATGCGGAAGAGGCTTATAAATCATTGATGTTTCGTCGTATTGGTAACCAGCTTGAGGTGAAAAACCCCAGCAATTATTACGTCACTCTAGGACAAATTAGGGTTAATGGTAAAGCTTTGGCAGGCGCGGACATGATAGCTCCGCAGGGTGTTTCCCACTTCTTACTTCCATCGGGCTTAGCGGGTTGTGCCGTAAAGTGGAGCAGCATTAATAGCTACGGTGGTGTCAGCCCGGAGATCACTCAAAAACTGCGGTAA